In Planctomycetota bacterium, the genomic stretch CGGACCGACCCGAGGCGAGCGACAAGGTGGTCGCCGCTGGTGCCAGGGAAAGACGCCCATCGGCATTTCTTTTGGGCCTGTAGCTCACTTGGCCAGAGCGTGCCCCTGATAAGGGCAAGGTAGTAGGTTCGACTCCTACCAGGCCCACCAACGCAAGCGCCTCGGCAGAGGGTGCCCAGTCTGCCGAGGCGTCTGTCTGTACACGCTGACCCCGTCCTTGCGATTGGGCGGGGACTTGGCTACCATGCTCAACCTTGCGTCGGAAGTGTCCTGGGGCCTGGGGCGAGGGTTGGGAGAATCATGGCGGCGATTGGGGGGATTGCGCGAAGAGCGGCTGCGTGGCTCACAGGGCGTGGCACGCTGCCGGCGGCCCTGGTGCTGTTCGGGTCGCTTGTGGCTGGCGTGGTCGGGCGGCCGTGGGTGCTCATGCAGCCTGACGGCTCGTTCTACCTTGCTTTGGCGGATTCACTGAGGCAGGGGGGTGGGTACGCGATCGGAGGGATGCCGCACCGGGGCTATCCCCCAGGATTCCCCGCGATGCTTGCGGTGGCTCGGTCCGCGGCGACAGAGACCTTTGCGGCGGTCAACCTGCTCATTGCGGGGTGCGGGCTGGGCGCCATCGTTGCCTGCTACTGGCTGATCTCTCAGAACGCCGGGGGGTTGCGGCGGTTCGCCCTGTGCCTCCTGGTCGCGGCGTCGCCGGCGGTGCTCGTGTTCAACGGGCATCTGTTGAGCGAGATACCGTTTCTCCTCCTCATGACGCTCTTCCTCGCGGCAGCCGATGCCTACTGGCGGCGAGAGACGGCGCACTGGGGCCTGGGGCTCCTGGCGATGGTCGCGCTCGCGGCGGCCGCCCTCACGCGGCTCGTGGGAGTGTCGCTCTACGTCGCCGTTGCGGCGTGGCTTGCACGACCGAATCTGTGGCGGCTGCGCCGTCGCCAGTGCGCTATCTTTTCGATCCTCTTCGCCGCCATCGCTGTGCCCCCGCTCGCGGCTTGGGGACTGTGGATGCTGACGGCTGGCGCTGGGGCCTCGGGCACGTACAGCGACTACGTGAAGGTGCAGTTCCTGGCGAAGCAGTCGCCGCTCTCGCCCGAGGGCTTCCGGATGTTGGTCGAGATGGAGTTGGAGACGGTTCCGAAGCAGTTGCAGTTGTTTGGGGCAGCGGTAGCCGCTGGGCTCACGGGACGCTCGGCCAGTGCCTGGGCGCTGGTGCCGACGGCGTTGGTCCTGGCGGGCCTCGCGCGGCGGCTCCGCGCTGCCAGGCCGCAGGAGTATTGCTTCATTGCCTACTCGCTGGTGACGGTGGGCTGGCCGTGGACGCAGGGCTACCGGCTCTGGGTGCCTGCGGTGCCTCTGATGCTGTTGTATCTGACCGAAGGTGTTGAACTTGTGGCAATCGGTGTCGGCCGCCTCGCGCGATTGGGCGAGGCGAAGGCCGCTGTCCTCAGGCGAGGCGCTCTGGCGGCAGGCGGGCTGGTGCTATTCGGGGCATCGTTGTCTGCGGACTATCGGATCGTCAAGGGCTTCTGGAAGCCCCCCGCGGCGCCGATCAATGGCGTGGTCCTCGTCGGGATTCGGCGGGATGTGGCGCTGTTCCTCCTCGAGAACGCCGACCGGCCTCTGGGGGTTGCCTGCGCCAGCTCGCTCGAGGTGAACCCCGCCGTGAGGAACGCGCGGGGGAAGGCGATGGCCTTCCCCGGCCTGAGCAAGGACGACCTCGATGGCGGCCTTCGCGCGCTGTTCGGGCGCGAGATCACTCATCTGGCATTCTCTGTGAGGCCCGACCGCCTGGCTTGGGCGCCCCAGGAGACGGCCGCCCGCGAGTTCGTGGAGGCACACCCCGAGGCGTTCCGCCTCGCCAGGGAGACGAAGGCGGGCAGGATCTTCGAGTTGGTTGTGCAGGCGAAGCCGCTGTGAGAGGTTCCGCGCGCTCACTGGTAGCGATAGCGGAGCGAGAGCGCGGACTCGAGGAGAGAGGTCAGGGCGGCGAGTGCGGCAGGAATCCACATCATCGCGTCAGCCCAGGCCAGCCTGGCGAGGAGGAGCACGGGCAGGACGCGGAAGAGGGCGAAAGTGAGGCCAAGGTAGTATGACGGCAGTTCGCGAACGAGGGAGGACGCGCTGGGCCGCCTCCTCACCGCCCGAGCGTGGAGGGCGGCTCCGAGCGCGATGGCCGCCGCCGTGGCGAGAAGCGGGGTCGCTGTGAGCGGCAAGACGACACCGAGGAATGCAAGGACGGCTGCCAGCGCCAGCGACGCCAGGCGCGCTGCCCACGCGAGCGTCAGGCGGGCGCGGGGGAGGCCCGCTGCCACGGCATATGTGCGGGTGCCGGAGGCCGCGTCGCTCTCATGGTCTATCACTTGGTGGAAGTGCAGGTTGACCCAGCGGTCCAGGGACACCGCGATGACCAGCACCGTGAGTGCGGTGGGAGTGCCCCCGAGCCACGCCCAGGGCAGCACAGCATAGGCGGCCGCACAGGAGGCCGCATAGGCGCCGAGGCCCGCCCACCCCCGCTCCTTGAGGCGGAGGGGGGGCAGCGAGTAGACCAGCCCGAGGGCCACCGCGGCGATGTAGGCTGCGGAAGCGGCGATGGGTGCGCCGGCAGCCCATACGATTGCAGCGCCCGCGGCCAGGAGCACGACGACTACCCCGATGCCCGCAGGGGCGGATGTGCGAAGGACCCAGCGGGACTTGCCCGCCACCGTGTCCTCGGAGCGGTCGGCCAGGTCGTTGGCCAGGATGAGGCCCTGGGTGCGGCAGACGCTTGCGGCGAAGAGCAGAACACAGGCGAACCAGGGGGCTGCATGAGAGGGGGCGACGCCGGTTGAGAGGACGAACGCGATCGGGAGCCAGAGCGTGCCCGACTTGCTCAGGCCGCGCTTGCCCCAGACCGTCTGCCGCACGATGTCCCACCAGAGCGGGCTCGAGTCACAGGCTGGCATGGGCGAGCGCGCCTCGGCTCAACTGGGCGATGCGAAGGGGGCAGGAGGCATCGGTTCCATCCACGCGACCCGTCAGGGCGAAGGCCGCGGCCCTGCACCCGC encodes the following:
- a CDS encoding UbiA family prenyltransferase, whose product is MPACDSSPLWWDIVRQTVWGKRGLSKSGTLWLPIAFVLSTGVAPSHAAPWFACVLLFAASVCRTQGLILANDLADRSEDTVAGKSRWVLRTSAPAGIGVVVVLLAAGAAIVWAAGAPIAASAAYIAAVALGLVYSLPPLRLKERGWAGLGAYAASCAAAYAVLPWAWLGGTPTALTVLVIAVSLDRWVNLHFHQVIDHESDAASGTRTYAVAAGLPRARLTLAWAARLASLALAAVLAFLGVVLPLTATPLLATAAAIALGAALHARAVRRRPSASSLVRELPSYYLGLTFALFRVLPVLLLARLAWADAMMWIPAALAALTSLLESALSLRYRYQ